In Cryptococcus deuterogattii R265 chromosome 4, complete sequence, a genomic segment contains:
- a CDS encoding IQ domain-containing GTPase activating protein: MSNEQQPSPPRGASGLGRSSSIFSYQTRLLARNNSNTSLPNGRQTPTNHSSITASPAYASLASIGGKGALTDSPPSTPIRRAVAKMVIDNSPSPTSTPTARTVSKHIRAAKSVDLVRNQWEAKIAGAQDGGATHTMQKSGRGISEILRTAPMPSDAQLPTPSSIPSTESTEQAATQVEVSPGKVPTSFDSEKDESSRFSSSYMAQRVARRATVYGASEFDSIRIPSTVSKASAPVSPIERPTSPPIASTVPLLSPNTTGEGLAPIVRGQSVEERLAIAKANALKRRQAREQAKAAVTQTHPATQPTVEKGIISGQQVALDDESGIAKKMPSQDKVTNSNMFQSEMTNGKIEANASHMIKPMANVTVAKQPSPSILLASKVAASPFRDPFTPSSQSTELTTPAPSTVSDSNPLYSRSSLRSIVTPPSASASTSRYVPSDLSSSVASASPSESSAPSSGGGKYGSISRTDRRRLGRHLPRIASGEKGWEDDEASKGNGNPSEGRRVPSTLGKHSTILADSEEENKPPGPKIGKKIDGHVTTNFTPKASMARATRPPDILAPSANENQPHPQASRVPSTPSKRRSQFMPFTPKSTITDAINPKSPRPELTGEEMKGLMNAVGSLPARGDQKDEEDGVTGMSNRLRLTKSRLPPSASSASVAPIPLPSKRLIQTNWMDKHRHALGSYEYLCHVGEAQQWIEGCLEEELPFGVTEMEEGLRNGVVLAKLARVYEGEEVVKKIWTETKHRYKQSDNINYFLNFVRNVGMPETFIFELTDLYNKKNIPKVIFCIHVLSHLLARLGRAERIGNLVGQFEFTNEQIAAAQRDLQGIAMPNFGDAGKSLAKEASWAPEEPEETEDEKRDRLLWECEDSIVGLQRHLQGHLARMRSSRIQAQLELAEPITRRLQARARGTLCRQALSAELEKRKHLHSMAQSIQAAVRGQTVRKSWEKRVKEVRNLEVVGLQAHLKGLLARTKRKTVEKGLGNTMKGVTGLQAHCRGCLVRRGRRAYNTSLEEPQTVQSISSFQALLRGRLHRQTAATQQRKIVSQTATFTSLQSHLRGAIVRRNIRAQGQKMDDATNYVVAFQAVARGVLTRNKKRIFTRELQQSTSSTVFFQAFARAHIAKQSHKSMQKALAKVEVAGSVGGLQAFLRTKLAKRQTTEQKKKLEFVQPDVIGFQAMARGYLAREEYRFWRDYLHDGKTIGALVFLQSLMRGFIARRRHYIRTSFIHRNVDKIVKIQALWRGRQQRVSYEKLITGIDVDVPTIQSYMHLLDDTESDFADQVRIEALRGQVVDLIRENQTLETEVKDLDTKIALIINNQMTFQELARAKRRTETATYHAPNNDPFSNGVHLDRTNQRKLELYEQLFFMLQTKPEYISRLLRVLSIDDESAEKERRLVEGVTMILFAFGHERREEYLFHKLLQLAVHEEILRAPTLQDLVHSRFPIIPVTAQYIKTSLTPYIHNVIAPHVMRIVDAPELDLCTDPVRLYLGAINAEETQTGMPSALPRDRNADQILQEHAITRALFIRNLQELRNLTDFLLTDLLQSHDKLPYTLRLMAREALLALQRKFPEAMDDDLVPVVARTVILPFLLPAIIAPEQFGLAPDGVGAVERRNLSELANLLTHVAGQGYTDTPDQRLIRTPLEAFITAMAFPFREWLLDVANVEHAEGHFHAHELFESTIEAKPIKITRKDIYGMLSALIQHVDVLTHGSKKDPIVPILEELEGPPIDYDKSKNQVNLRLTNRLAGPTPGDPKAGAKADWIQAKRHVLAVLRVQTGKTLFDVLVSRPEDIHEQLWIQEVHRDIALENARKARHGLPPAHVEAEYQIESIRSLPFHEVKSRAIEFCMKLERSGRLSREDNLQGLLVSIASDIRQKHHLRKLRKDNLAGMIKAHEDMSKKKGEFEGRVQAYHDYIDGAMAELQAKGKKKPLFMSKQYRHQMSQKKQGKQAKFGSYKYTAADLYGKRILLSVNQFSPRQFDKLFIVISSNEVGVFNLELSYPSSTSLPGSSLRQDEVRMEDLLGAQYENKERLDMFEGQAAFNLNMLIHQINKKFYNS, translated from the exons ATGTCAAATGAACAGCAACCCTCGCCACCAAGGGGTGCTTCAGGCCTCGGTCGCTCATCTAGCATCTTTTCGTACCAGACCCGCCTTCTCGCCcgcaacaacagcaacaccTCCTTGCCAAATGGCCGCCAAACTCCGACCAACCATTCCAGCATTACCGCCTCACCAGCATATGCTTCGCTGGCGTCAATAGGGGGGAAAGGAGCTCTAACGGATTCACCGCCCTCCACTCCAATTAGAAGAGCTGTAGCAAAAATGGTCATTGACAACAGCCCTTCCCCCACCTCAACTCCCACAGCTCGTACAGTGTCTAAACATATTAGAGCAGCAAAATCGGTCGACTTGGTGAGGAACCAATGGGAAGCTAAGATCGCAGGGGCTCAGGACGGCGGCGCAACTCACACAATGCAAAAAAGCGGACGCGGAATATCAGAAATTCTTCGAACAGCCCCCATGCCTTCTGACGCACAGCTGCCTACTCCGTCGTCAATACCGTCTACCGAATCCACGGAGCAAGCGGCCACGCAAGTTGAAGTTTCCCCCGGCAAAGTTCCAACCAGCTTTGATTCTGAAAAGGATGAATCCAGCAGGTTTTCTAGCTCATATATGGCTCAGCGGGTTGCCAGAAGAGCTACCGTCTACGGTGCAAGTGAGTTTGACTCAATCCGTATTCCCTCAACAGTCTCAAAGGCATCCGCCCCAGTCAGTCCTATCGAGCGTCCTACTTCCCCTCCCATTGCCTCAACAGTGCCACTATTATCCCCAAACACAACTGGAGAAGGTCTTGCGCCCATAGTACGAGGGCAGTCAGTGGAAGAACGTCTAGCCATCGCGAAAGCAAATGCACTGAAAAGGAGACAGGCCAGAGAGCAAGCCAAAGCTGCTGTCACTCAAACCCATCCGGCTACCCAGCCCACAGTGGAGAAAGGGATCATATCTGGACAGCAGGTGGCGCTAGATGATGAATCGGGAATTGCAAAGAAAATGCCATCCCAGGACAAAGTGACAAACAGTAATATGTTCCAGTCTGAGATGACGAATGGAAAGATTGAAGCCAACGCAAGTCATATGATCAAACCCATGGCTAATGTGACTGTCGCAAAACAGCCTTCACCTTCTATACTGCTGGCATCCAAGGTTGCAGCATCTCCGTTCCGTGATCCATtcactccttcctcccagtCGACTGAACTTACAACCCCTGCACCCAGTACTGTGTCGGATAGCAATCCCCTGTATTCTCGATCTTCCCTTCGTTCTATTGTTACACCTCCTTCAGCCTCTGCTTCTACCTCGCGCTATGTCCCTTCGGATCTCTCCTCGTCTGTTGCATCAGCTTCGCCATCAGAGTCCTCCGCTCCCTCTAGTGGCGGAGGCAAATATGGATCTATTAGTCGAACAGACCGACGTCGGCTAGGAAGGCACCTTCCAAGAATTGCATCCGGAGAaaagggatgggaagatgatgaagcgTCCAAAGGAAATGGTAATCCATCTGAAGGTAGGAGAGTACCTTCCACCCTCGGTAAACACTCTACGATTCTAGCCGacagcgaagaagagaataaGCCTCCTGGGCCGAAGATTGGCAAAAAGATAGATGGACACGTAACAACGAACTTCACGCCCAAAGCATCCATGGCTCGTGCTACCCGTCCCCCAGATATCCTCGCGCCTTCTGCTAACGAAAACCAACCCCATCCTCAAGCATCTCGTGTCCCCTCCACACCATCAAAACGGCGATCACAGTTCATGCCCTTCACTCCCAAATCAACAATCACGGATGCGATCAATCCCAAGTCCCCTAGACCCGAGCTCACAGgtgaagagatgaagggtcTCATGAATGCCGTAGGTAGTCTGCCCGCAAGAGGCGAccaaaaggatgaagaagatggtgtAACAGGCATGTCCAACCGCCTTCGACTTACTAAATCCCGCCTTCCAccttctgcatcttcaGCATCTGTAGCAcccattcctcttccgtcgAAACGGCTTATCCAAACAAATTGGATGGATAAACACCGACATGCTCTGGGATCGTATGAGTATTTGTGTCACGTAGGCGAGGCACAGCAATGGATTGAAGGCTGTCTTGAAGAGGAATTGCCTTTCGGTGTTACCGAAATGGAGGAGGGATTGAGAAACGGTGTCGTATTGGCCAAGTTGGCGAGGGTTTATGAAGGCGAGGAGGTTGTGAAAAAGATCTGGACG GAGACAAAACATAGGTACAAGCAATCGGATAATATCAACTATTTTCTCAATTTTGTTAGAAATGTCGGGATGCCAGAA ACATTTATCTTTGAACTTACAGACCTTTACAATAAAAAGAACATTCCTAAAGTCATCTTTTGCATCCATGTTTTAAG TCATTTGCTTGCGCGTCTTGGTCGAGCTGAGCGCATCGGCAACTTGGTTGGACAGTTTGAATTTACTA ACGAACAAATCGCGGCCGCCCAAAGGGATCTGCAGGGTATTGCCATGCCAAATTTCGGTGATGCTGGAAAGTCTCTTGCCAAAGAAGCGAGCTGGGCGCCCGAAGAGCCCGAGGAgacagaggatgaga AGCGTGATCGTTTGCTTTGGGAGTGTGAGGATTCGATTGTCGGCCTTCAGCGTCATCTCCAGGGCCATCTTGCACGTATGCGCTCATCTCGTATCCAAGCTCAGCTGGAGCTCGCTGAACCAATCACTCGTCGTCTCCAAGCCCGGGCTCGGGGAACTTTATGCCGCCAAGCTCTATCCGCTGAattggagaaaagaaaacaccTCCACTCGATGGCTCAATCCATACAGGCTGCTGTGCGAGGTCAGACTGTTCGAAAGAGTTGGGAGAAGCGAGTCAAGGAAGTCAGGAATCTGGAGGTTGTGGGATTGCAAGCTCATCTAAAGGGATTGCTGGCAAGaacgaagagaaagacaGTCGAGAAGGGATTAGGGAATACAATGAAGGGAGTAACTGGACTTCAAGCACACTGCAGAGGGTGTCTggtgagaaggggaagaagagcttaTAATACTTCATTGGAAGAACCTCAAACTGTCCAATCGATCAGCTCTTTCCAAGCTCTCTTAAGAGGTCGCCTACATCGACAAACAGCTGCTACACAGCAGCGCAAAATTGTGAGCCAAACAGCTACCTTCACCTCTCTCCAGTCTCATCTTCGTGGAGCCATTGTTCGACGCAATATCCGTGCGCAAGGACAAAAGATGGACGATGCCACAAATTATGTTGTTGCTTTTCAAGCTGTTGCACGAGGAGTTCTTACGCGTAACAAAAAGCGCATTTTCACTCGAGAGCTTCAGCAAAGCACGTCGTCTACTGTTTTTTTCCAAGCTTTTGCTCGTGCTCACATTGCCAAGCAATCACATAAGAGCATGCAGAAAGCCCTCGCCAAGGTCGAAGTTGCTGGGTCCGTAGGAGGACTACAGGCTTTCCTCCGCACCAAGCTTGCCAAAAGGCAGACAACagagcaaaagaaaaaactCGAATTCGTCCAGCCTGATGTTATCGGTTTCCAAGCCATGGCAAGGGGTTATCTCGCAAGGGAAGAGTACCGTTTCTGGCGCGATTATCTGCATGACGGGAAAACGATCGGTGCCCTCGTATTCTTACAGTCCCTCATGCGAGGATTCATCGCTCGTCGACGACATTACATTCGAACCAGCTTTATTCATCGAAACGTTGACAAAATCGTTAAGATTCAGGCTCTGTGGAGAGGTCGCCAGCAAAGAGTGTCGTATGAAAAGCTCATCACCGGGATCGATGTTGATGTGCCCACTATTCAAAGCTATATGCACTTGCTCGATGATACCGAATCCGACTTTGCGGATCAAGTGCGTATAGAGGCGCTGCGAGGACAGGTTGTGGACCTCATTAGAGAAAACCAGACGCTGGAGACAGAAGTGAAAGACCTCGACACCAAGATTGcactcatcatcaacaatcaAATGACTTTCCAGGAGCTTGCCCGAGCAAAACGGCGAACGGAGACCGCAACTTATCACGCACCGAATAACGATCCATTTTCGAATGGTGTGCATTTGGACAGGACAAATCAGCGCAAATTGGAGCTTTATGAACAACTTTTCTTCATGTTGCAAACAAAGCCAGAGTATATTTCGAGGTTGTTACGCGTCTTGTCTATCGATGACGAATCagcagagaaagagagaaggctGGTAGAAGGAGTGACAATGATTTTATTCGCATTCGGCcatgagaggagagaagaataccTCTTCCACAAACTGCTTCAG CTTGCAGTTCACGAAGAAATCCTTCGGGCTCCAACCCTGCAGGACCTCGTCCATTCTCGTTTCCCAATCATACCCGTTACTGCTCAATACATCAAAACTTCCCTGACGCCCTACATTCACAATGTCATTGCGCCTCATGTGATGAGAATTGTCGATGCGCCCGAGCTGGACCTTTGCACCGACCCCGTTCGA TTATACCTAGGTGCCATCAACGCCGAGGAGACTCAGACTGGGATGCCTTCTGCTTTGCCGAGAGACCGGAACGCAGATCAGATTTTACAGGAGCATGCTATTACCCGAGCCTTGTTTATTAGGA ACTTGCAAGAGTTAAGGAATTTGACCGACTTCTTGTTGACGGATCTCCTTCAGTCCCACGATAAGTTACCGTATACCCTTCGCTTAATGGCTCGGGAGGCTTtacttgctcttcaa CGCAAATTCCCTGAGGCCATGGATGACGACCTCGTTCCTGTGGTTGCACGAACAGTCAtacttcctttccttctcccagcTATCAT TGCTCCCGAGCAATTTGGCCTGGCCCCTGATGGAGTTGGCGCGGTTGAGCGTCGGAATCTCTCTGAGCTCGCCAATCTCCTTACTCATGTCGCTGGACAAGGATATACAGATACTCCGGATCAGAGACTCATACGCACCCCTCTTGAGGCATTCATCACTGCCATGGCGTTCCCCTTCCGGGAGTGGTTGCTGGACG TGGCAAACGTTGAGCACGCCGAAGGGCATTTCCATGCTCATGAGTTGTTTGAATCTACAATTGAGGCAAAGCCTATCAAGATCACCAGAAAAGACATCTACGGAATGTTAAGTGCGCTGATACAGCACGTGGATGTATTg ACTCATGGAAGCAAAAAGGATCCGATTGTTCCTATTctggaagagctggaaggtCCACCTATAGACTATGACAAAAGTAAAAACCAGGTCAATTTGCGTCTCACCAATCGTTTGGCTGGACCTACAC CGGGCGATCCCAAAGCAGGGGCCAAAGCGGACTGGATTCAAGCCAAGCGCCACGTCCTTGCCGTACTACGAGTTCAGACAGGGAAGACATTGTTTGACGTACTTGTCTCTAGACCAGAAGACATACATGAACAGCTGTGGATACAGGAAGTACATAGGGATATCGCGCTTGAAAATGCCAGAAAGGCACGGCATGGATTGCCGCCTGCACATGTGGAGGCTGAATATCAAATTGAGAGCATCCGATC CCTACCTTTCCATGAAGTCAAATCTCGTGCCATAGAGTTTTGCATGAAGTTGGAACGATCTGGCCGTCTCTCGCGAGAAGATAACCTTCAAGGCCTTCTTGTATCCATCGCTTCTGACATTCGTCAAAAACACCATCTCCGAAAGTTACGCAAGGATAACTTGGCTGGTATGATCAAAGCGCACGAGGATATGAgtaagaagaaaggagagtttgaaggaCGAGTGCAAGCTTACCACGATTATATTGATGGAGCTATGGCGGAGCTACAagccaagggcaagaagaagccgctCTTCATGAGTAAACAGTATAGACATCAGATGTCGCAGAAGAAACAGGGCAAACAGGCTAAATTTGGGTCCTACAAGTATACTGCCGCTGACTTGTACGGAAAAC GAATCCTCCTTTCGGTCAATCAATTTTCCCCTCGTCAGTTTGACAAACTGTTTATCGTCATCTCGTCTAACGAGGTTGGTGTCTTCAATCTTGAACTTTCTtacccctcttccacaaGTCTGCCTGGCAGTTCGCTGAGGCAGGACGAGGTGCGAATGGAAGATTTGTTGGGTGCGCAGTACGAGAACAAGGAGCGTTTAGACATGTTTGAAGGGCAAGCGGCATTTAATCTCAACATGTTGATTCATCAAATCAACAAGA AATTCTACAATTCGTAG
- a CDS encoding trehalose-phosphatase (genome sequence mistake), with the protein MARFHRYRPSPDPSWLAYHKTNQMFAQRVAQIYKPGDLIICHDYHLLLAPKMIREALGQVFHPNAGWGTAHPSPSLHHAQGKGFEWESNQQTPTPEKAKGEKIGAFMNHVGTALGNHLGVMEHGQQNEIMIGMFMHTPWPSSEIFRCLPKRREILDGMLGANLVSFQTYSYSRHFVSTCIRVCGYESTPGGVDANGQVTAVGYCPIGIDIKRVVHDRDQPGVLPKAQALRDLYKDKKIIVGREKLDVAKGVYNKLQAFEKFLQVYPQWRGKVVLIQVTTPALSESPKLERMTAELVSHINGTYGSLDFTPVHHYHQALEKDEYFGLLSCADLALITSLRDGMNTTSMEFILCQDKTSKSPLVLSEFMGTAPSFASALQINPHDLLGVAQAINKGLTMRPEEKAERHAKLLEGVLAHTSHTWAATILKQLLENVGGEHTAHHTPVLDTALFADAYKKANKRLLLFDYDGTLTPIVKVPAHAVPTERTRSAITALCKDPKNVVYLISGRDGDFLEEHWGHLDRLGLSAEHGSFVKQPGEEEFINMTETLDMSWMSEVEEIFKYYTERTTGSTIEVKKASITWHYRNSDPDFGEFQCKQALDLLESSLAPRRPIEVLVGKKNLEVRPLAVNKGEIVRRLMYENPDVDMIFCAGDDKTDEDMFRALRTVFPPGGVVDDNPVVLKPPVAVTSAMEPEEADELPDVELSIRPKGVFATTVGPPAKKTLAGWHVTCPEEVVEALESLLEEIQVA; encoded by the exons ATGGCTCGATTCCACCGCTACCGTCCCTCGCCCGACCCTTCTTGGCTCGCCTATCACAAGACCAACCAAATGTTTGCGCAGCGTGTGGCCCAAATCTATAAGCCGGGTGATCTCATCATTTGTCATGATTACCATCTACTGCTCGCACCCAAGATGATTCGCGAGGCCCTGGGGCAAGTCTTCCACCCGAATGCCGGGTGGGGTACCGCtcacccatctccttctttacaTCATGCCCAAGGCAAGGGCTTTGAATGGGAGAGCAATCAGCAGACACCTACACCGGAGAAAGCCAAGGGCGAAAAGATCGGTGCGTTCATGAATCATGTGGGTACTGCTTTGGGCAACCACCTCGGCGTAATGGAACATGGTCAGCAAAACGAGATTATGATTGGCATGTTCATGCACACTCCCTGGCCAAGCTCAGAAATCTTCAGGTGTCTCCCTA agaggagagagatcCTTGACGGTATGCTGGGAGCCAACCTTGTATCTTTCCAGACATATTCTTACTCTCGCCACTTCGTTTCCACCTGTATCCGTGTATGTGGGTACGAATCGACACCGGGCGGTGTAGATGCGAATGGCCAAGTGACCGCCGTCGGTTACTGTCCTATTGGCATCGACATTAAGCGTGTTGTGCATGACCGTGATCAACCAGGTGTTCTTCCTAAAGCACAGGCTCTACGAGATCTGtacaaggacaagaagatcaTCGTCGGCAGGGAAAAGCTTGACGTCGCCAAGGGTGTCTACAATAAGCTTCAGGCGTTTGAAAAATTCTTGCAAGTCTATCCTCAGTGGAGGGGTAAGGTCGTCTTGATTCAGGTGACCACTCCGGCTTTGTCAGAAAGTCCCAAGCTGGAAAGAATGACAGCGGAGCTAGTGAGTCATATCAACGGAACTTATGGGTCATTGGACTTTACACCTGTTCATCACTA CCATCAAGCTCTTGAAAAAGACGAGTATTTCGGTCTTCTTTCATGTGCTGACCTCGCTCTCATCACCTCCCTGCGCGATGGTATGAACACTACTTCTATGGAATTCATCCTTTGTCAAGACAAGACCTCGAAATCCCCACTCGTCCTTTCCGAGTTCATGGGTACCGCTCCATCATTTGCCTCTGCCTTACAGATCAACCCTCACGACCTCTTGGGCGTTGCTCAAGCTATCAACAAGGGTTTGACCATGCGCCCggaagagaaggctgaAAGGCATGCCAAATTGCTTGAGGGCGTCCTTGCGCACACCTCTCATACATGGGCAGCCACTATCCTCAAACAGCTCTTGGAAAACGTTGGCGGCGAACACACTGCTCATCACACGCCAGTTTTGGATACTGCTCTATTCGCTGATGCCTACAAAAAGGCTAACAAGcgacttcttctcttcgactATGACGGTACACTTACTCCTATCGTGAAGGTACCTGCACATGCAGTCCCCACTGAAAGAACGCGCAGTGCCATTACTGCACTTTGTAAGGACCCGAAGAACGTCGTCTACCTTATTTCAGGTCGAGATGGGGATTTCCTCGAAGAACATTGGGGACATTTAGATAGGCTTGGCCTGTCCGCAGAGCATGGAAGTTTTGTCAAGCAGccaggagaggaagagtttATCAATATGACTGAAACGTTGGACATGAGCTGGATGAGCGAAGTAGAGGAAATTTTCAAGTATTATACCGAG AGGACGACAGGCAGTACCATTgaggtcaagaaggctTCGATCACTTGGCACTATAGAAATTCTGATCCCGACTTTGGAGAATTCCAGTGCAAGCAAGCTTTGGATCTTTTAGAAAGCTCCCTTGCGCCTAGGAGGCCCATAGAAG TTCTTGTTGGCAAAAAGAACCTTGAAGTCCGTCCACTTGCCGTTAACAAGGGCGAGATTGTCAGGAGGTTGATGTATGAGAACCCGGACGTTGACATGATCTTCTGTGCCGGCGATGACAAG ACTGATGAGGACATGTTCCGAGCTTTGAGAACGGTCTTCCCTCCCGGTGGCGTGGTCGATGACAATCCAGTTGTTCTGAAACCCCCTGTCGCTGTGACTTCAGCAATGGAACCCGAGGAAGCCGATGAGCTCCCTGATGTTGAATTGAGTATCCGACCCAAGGGCGTGTTTGCCACCACTGTGGGTCCTCCCGCTAAAAAGACTCTTGCTGGATGGCATGTCACTTGCCCCGAGGAAGTTGTTGAGGCTTTAGAATCTCTTCTCGAGGAGATTCAGGTGGCTTGA